A genomic segment from Dermatobacter hominis encodes:
- a CDS encoding STAS domain-containing protein, translated as MVTTEEVADLAVVRVDGELDVGSAPDLVATLESLLSQDDRRVVVDLTDCSFVDSRGSRALALTARDASGPPIGIVCPAENRRVHRVLELVGIVDLVEVHGDLDPFLASGR; from the coding sequence GTGGTCACGACGGAGGAGGTCGCGGACCTCGCCGTGGTGCGCGTCGACGGCGAGCTCGACGTCGGGTCGGCACCCGACCTCGTCGCCACGCTCGAGTCGCTGCTGTCGCAGGACGACCGGCGCGTCGTCGTCGACCTGACCGATTGCTCCTTCGTGGACTCCCGCGGCAGCCGCGCCCTCGCCCTCACCGCGCGCGACGCCTCGGGCCCGCCGATCGGCATCGTCTGCCCCGCCGAGAACCGCCGGGTGCACCGGGTGCTCGAGCTCGTCGGGATCGTGGACCTCGTCGAGGTGCACGGCGACCTCGACCCGTTCCTCGCGTCCGGACGTTGA
- a CDS encoding sigma-70 family RNA polymerase sigma factor: protein MTTMDPEETDQLLATYRRTGQRRYRNQVVEAHLDAVGYSVRRFARAQPHLADDLQQVALLAIVRAADRYRPDRGASFRTFAGRTIDGELKRYLRDRTWTVRPPRGLQEQFLRVCRARDELTHELGRSPKPSEIAERSDLTLDEVLQGIEAGSSRTSSELEPQRDDGGMSTHAELVSWEGGFDMSEHRADLVEAIGVLDSRERELLHLRYVEERSQQEIGEMLGLSQSYVSRVLRSSLARLREAMGDELPQETATLEPA from the coding sequence ATGACGACCATGGATCCCGAGGAGACCGACCAGCTGCTGGCCACCTACCGGCGCACGGGGCAGCGGCGGTACCGGAACCAGGTGGTGGAGGCGCACCTCGACGCCGTCGGGTACTCGGTGCGCCGCTTCGCCCGGGCGCAGCCCCACCTGGCGGACGACCTACAGCAGGTGGCGCTGCTGGCCATCGTGCGGGCCGCCGACCGCTACCGGCCGGACCGCGGCGCGTCGTTCCGGACCTTCGCCGGCCGGACGATCGACGGCGAGCTCAAGCGCTACCTGCGCGACCGCACGTGGACCGTCCGCCCGCCCCGAGGCCTGCAGGAGCAGTTCCTGCGGGTGTGCCGCGCTCGCGACGAGCTGACCCACGAGCTGGGTCGCTCACCGAAGCCGAGCGAGATCGCCGAGCGGTCCGATCTGACGCTCGACGAGGTCCTGCAGGGCATCGAGGCAGGCAGCTCCCGGACGTCGTCCGAGCTCGAGCCGCAGCGCGACGACGGCGGGATGAGCACCCACGCCGAGCTCGTCAGCTGGGAGGGCGGCTTCGACATGTCGGAGCACCGAGCTGACCTCGTCGAGGCCATTGGCGTGCTCGACTCCCGGGAGCGTGAGCTGCTCCACCTCCGCTACGTCGAGGAGCGCTCCCAGCAGGAGATCGGGGAGATGCTCGGCCTGTCGCAGTCGTACGTGTCGCGGGTCCTGCGGTCGTCCCTCGCCCGCCTCCGCGAGGCGATGGGCGACGAGCTCCCTCAGGAGACGGCGACGCTCGAACCCGCGTGA
- a CDS encoding SpoIIE family protein phosphatase — protein sequence MSAGDGEDLAALLRRCETEPIHTPGAVQGHGALLVTDADEVVTVASADLSLLATDPRSALGRRLDDVLGPGVAEVRGRFPVGEPFSAPGPDGTTVDVVAIRTDDGLLVEVEPPSDVDIRERSGIATMIRRLQSSTTVEDLLDAVVTQVRALTGFDRVMVYRFDEEWNGTVVAEAAAAGIGSFLDLRYPASDIPPQARALYLRNRVRLIPDVEEPSVPLVTGVVGAGPVDLSDAALRAVSPVHIDYLRNMGVRASGSGALVVDGRLWGLVACHHYEGPRRPSQRLRYLIDVLCGTASALLGGLVTTAVAVEQVELSDRLDRASAALLDGGTDAVSALDPALGLDLVDADGFVVVADGVAVASAGVVPGERSLAALLARLDADGGAVTVTAAVDTDLPGLVDRDDGDGTAGLAAVRWREGGSDWLVASRRELVRSVRWGGDPAHKEVVLEPEGARLGPRSSFEEYVETVRGTSAPWTAAQVAALAELARRVGAAAAERERRDRSVALLMQRAVLLDGVPPVPGLDVGATYRPARGDGLGGDWFDVYFGRDGHVTLALGDVAGHGMEVAATMSQLRHALRAYTLTEATVGQAMQRLNELCFELLPRDMATVVVADVDTATGRVELVNAGHLPPVFARADGGATLLESPRNPALGVSSSASFEPASIQLVPGDRLVLCTDGLIERKHGPQLDEQLARFAAAIDDAGPVTSQQLCEDLTRRFEPDGVDDLTVLGVRLQAGTDDERPGAAPPDRG from the coding sequence TTGAGCGCCGGAGACGGCGAGGACCTGGCGGCCCTGCTCCGCCGGTGCGAGACGGAGCCGATCCACACCCCCGGCGCGGTGCAGGGCCACGGTGCGCTCCTGGTCACCGACGCGGACGAGGTCGTCACCGTGGCGTCGGCCGACCTCTCGCTCCTCGCGACCGACCCCCGCTCGGCGCTCGGGCGCCGACTCGACGACGTGCTCGGGCCCGGTGTCGCCGAGGTCCGTGGCCGGTTCCCCGTCGGCGAGCCGTTCAGTGCGCCCGGCCCGGACGGGACCACCGTCGACGTCGTCGCCATCCGGACCGACGACGGCCTCCTGGTGGAGGTCGAGCCGCCGTCCGACGTGGACATCCGGGAGCGCTCGGGGATCGCCACGATGATCCGGCGCCTCCAGAGCTCGACGACCGTGGAGGACCTCCTCGACGCCGTCGTCACCCAGGTGCGGGCGCTCACGGGCTTCGACCGCGTGATGGTGTACCGCTTCGACGAGGAGTGGAACGGCACGGTCGTGGCCGAGGCGGCCGCAGCGGGCATCGGCTCGTTCCTCGACCTCCGCTACCCGGCGTCGGACATCCCGCCGCAGGCCCGGGCGCTCTACCTCCGCAACCGGGTGCGGCTGATCCCCGACGTCGAGGAGCCGAGCGTCCCGCTCGTGACCGGCGTCGTCGGGGCGGGACCCGTCGACCTCAGCGACGCGGCCCTGCGAGCGGTCTCGCCGGTGCACATCGACTACCTGCGCAACATGGGCGTCCGGGCCTCGGGCTCCGGTGCGCTCGTCGTCGACGGCCGGCTGTGGGGCCTCGTCGCCTGCCACCACTACGAGGGGCCCCGGCGGCCGTCCCAGCGCCTCCGCTACCTGATCGACGTCCTCTGCGGCACCGCGTCCGCGCTGCTCGGCGGCCTGGTCACGACCGCCGTCGCGGTGGAGCAGGTCGAGCTGAGCGATCGTCTCGACCGAGCGTCCGCCGCGCTGCTCGACGGCGGCACGGATGCCGTCTCGGCGCTCGATCCGGCGCTCGGGCTCGACCTGGTCGATGCCGACGGGTTCGTCGTCGTCGCCGACGGGGTGGCCGTCGCCTCCGCCGGTGTCGTCCCCGGGGAGCGCTCGCTCGCTGCGTTGCTCGCCCGCCTCGACGCGGACGGTGGCGCCGTCACGGTCACCGCCGCGGTCGACACCGACCTCCCGGGCCTCGTCGACCGCGACGACGGCGACGGCACCGCGGGCCTCGCGGCCGTGCGCTGGCGGGAGGGCGGCTCGGACTGGCTGGTCGCGTCCCGCCGCGAGCTGGTCCGCTCGGTCCGCTGGGGCGGGGACCCGGCCCACAAGGAGGTGGTCCTCGAACCCGAAGGAGCCCGGCTCGGGCCCCGGTCGTCGTTCGAGGAGTACGTGGAGACCGTCCGGGGCACGTCGGCGCCGTGGACCGCCGCGCAGGTCGCGGCCCTCGCCGAGCTGGCCCGTCGGGTCGGTGCGGCCGCGGCCGAGCGCGAACGCCGGGACCGCTCCGTCGCGCTGCTCATGCAGCGCGCGGTGCTCCTCGACGGGGTGCCGCCGGTGCCGGGCCTGGACGTCGGCGCCACCTACCGGCCGGCGCGTGGCGACGGACTCGGCGGTGACTGGTTCGACGTGTACTTCGGTCGCGACGGCCACGTGACCCTGGCGCTCGGCGACGTCGCCGGCCACGGCATGGAGGTCGCGGCCACCATGTCGCAGCTGCGCCACGCGCTGCGGGCCTACACGCTCACCGAAGCGACGGTCGGGCAGGCGATGCAGCGCCTCAACGAGCTCTGCTTCGAGCTGCTGCCGCGGGACATGGCGACGGTCGTCGTCGCCGACGTCGACACCGCCACCGGGCGGGTGGAGCTGGTCAACGCCGGCCACCTGCCGCCGGTCTTCGCCCGGGCCGACGGGGGAGCGACGCTGCTGGAGTCGCCCCGCAACCCGGCGCTCGGCGTCTCGTCGAGCGCGTCGTTCGAGCCGGCGTCGATCCAGCTGGTCCCGGGGGACCGACTCGTGCTGTGCACCGACGGGCTGATCGAGCGCAAGCACGGCCCTCAGCTCGACGAGCAGCTCGCCCGGTTCGCGGCCGCGATCGATGACGCGGGCCCCGTCACGAGCCAGCAGCTGTGCGAGGACCTCACCCGCCGGTTCGAGCCCGACGGCGTCGACGACCTGACGGTCCTGGGCGTCCGGCTGCAGGCGGGGACCGACGACGAGCGCCCCGGTGCCGCACCGCCCGACCGTGGCTGA
- a CDS encoding YihY/virulence factor BrkB family protein, whose protein sequence is MVSLYGLVADPSDVTRQVEDLAGSLPASAQDLLTEQMDGLVERSSAGLSVAVIVSLALALWSASSGMQHLIEALNAAYDEDESRGAIKLRLLSLLLTAAAVVGVVVAVGLIAALPALLDSTGLGDAAQTVLNVLRWPALAVLFAVALAVLYRKAPDRDPARVQWLSWGAVIATVIWIVASLLFAVYVDRFSSLGETYGSLAGIVVLMLWLQLTAAAVLIGAEVNAELERQTTADSTVERPEPLGRRGAEAADTVGPTADEAKAEVKATGRR, encoded by the coding sequence ATGGTCTCGCTGTACGGCCTCGTCGCCGACCCGTCCGACGTGACCCGACAGGTCGAGGACCTCGCAGGGAGCCTGCCGGCCTCGGCGCAGGACCTGCTCACCGAGCAGATGGACGGCCTCGTCGAGCGCTCGTCCGCCGGGCTGTCCGTCGCGGTGATCGTGTCGCTGGCGCTGGCGCTGTGGTCGGCGAGCAGCGGGATGCAGCACCTCATCGAGGCGCTCAACGCCGCGTACGACGAGGACGAGTCCCGGGGCGCCATCAAGCTCCGCCTGCTCAGCCTGCTCCTGACCGCCGCGGCGGTCGTCGGCGTCGTCGTGGCCGTGGGGCTGATCGCCGCGCTCCCCGCGCTCCTCGACTCGACCGGCCTCGGCGACGCGGCGCAGACCGTGCTCAACGTGCTGCGGTGGCCTGCGCTGGCCGTCCTGTTCGCCGTCGCCCTCGCCGTCCTCTACCGGAAGGCCCCCGACCGGGATCCGGCCCGCGTCCAGTGGCTGTCGTGGGGTGCGGTCATCGCGACGGTCATCTGGATCGTCGCGTCGCTGCTCTTCGCCGTCTACGTCGATCGCTTCTCCTCGCTCGGGGAGACGTACGGGTCGCTCGCCGGCATCGTCGTGCTGATGCTGTGGTTGCAGCTCACCGCCGCCGCCGTCCTGATCGGCGCCGAGGTCAACGCGGAGCTGGAGCGGCAGACGACCGCCGACTCGACCGTCGAGCGCCCGGAGCCGCTCGGCCGGCGCGGCGCCGAGGCCGCCGACACCGTCGGCCCCACGGCCGACGAGGCCAAGGCCGAGGTCAAGGCGACGGGCCGACGTTGA
- a CDS encoding GNAT family N-acetyltransferase, producing MGTEVVDRPEQQRYELVEDGRVLGFADYRPLAGDELVLEFPHTVIDPAERGRGLGAVLVEGAMADVRRRGAKVRPTCWYVAEWLSGHPEEQDLVA from the coding sequence ATGGGCACCGAGGTGGTCGATCGTCCGGAGCAGCAGCGCTACGAGCTCGTCGAGGACGGTCGGGTGCTCGGCTTCGCCGACTACCGGCCGCTCGCCGGCGACGAGCTTGTGCTCGAGTTCCCCCACACGGTGATCGACCCTGCGGAGCGCGGGCGCGGACTCGGCGCCGTGCTCGTCGAAGGGGCGATGGCCGACGTGCGCCGCCGCGGCGCCAAGGTCAGGCCGACGTGCTGGTACGTCGCCGAGTGGCTGTCCGGGCACCCCGAGGAGCAGGACCTCGTCGCCTGA
- a CDS encoding TIGR03557 family F420-dependent LLM class oxidoreductase, with protein sequence MASTDPDGRGVRLGYWLSSEEHHPADLVRHAVAAEDHGFVAAMISDHLHPWTPQQGHAPYVWSVLGAIGQATSTLRVGTGVVAPGSRSHPINIAQASATAEVLMPGRFFLGLGSGERLNEQAFGDRWPRAGERRARLSEAIDLIRRLWDGDDVSFRGDWFAVEHAQLHTRPDTPPPLLVAGGGRTAAMAGEKADGLIGVAPDPSAVEAFEHGGGAGKPRLAQLHVCWAATEAEGRATALRWWPQVGLPTPVLSELARPSDFAALAALVDEDAVAEQVVCGPDPDRHLAAIERFVGAGYTEVHVHQVGPDQLGFLDFYRDRVLPELT encoded by the coding sequence GTGGCCAGCACTGATCCCGACGGGCGCGGCGTGCGCCTCGGCTACTGGCTGTCGAGCGAGGAGCACCACCCGGCCGACCTGGTCCGCCACGCCGTCGCAGCGGAGGACCACGGGTTCGTCGCGGCGATGATCTCGGACCACCTCCACCCGTGGACCCCGCAGCAGGGCCACGCCCCGTACGTGTGGTCGGTCCTCGGCGCGATCGGCCAGGCCACCTCGACGCTCCGGGTCGGCACGGGCGTGGTCGCCCCCGGCTCGCGGTCGCACCCGATCAACATCGCGCAGGCGTCGGCCACCGCCGAGGTCCTGATGCCCGGCCGGTTCTTCCTCGGGCTCGGCAGCGGGGAGCGGCTCAACGAGCAGGCGTTCGGCGACCGTTGGCCCCGCGCCGGCGAGCGCCGGGCCCGGCTGTCAGAGGCGATCGACCTCATCCGACGGCTGTGGGACGGCGACGACGTCTCGTTCCGCGGCGACTGGTTCGCGGTCGAGCACGCCCAGCTCCACACCCGGCCCGACACGCCGCCGCCGCTGCTCGTGGCCGGCGGGGGCCGGACCGCGGCGATGGCGGGCGAGAAGGCCGACGGCCTGATCGGCGTGGCGCCGGACCCGTCGGCCGTCGAGGCGTTCGAGCACGGAGGCGGGGCCGGCAAGCCGCGCCTCGCCCAGCTCCACGTCTGCTGGGCCGCGACCGAGGCGGAGGGACGCGCCACGGCGCTGCGGTGGTGGCCGCAGGTCGGCCTGCCCACGCCGGTCCTCTCGGAGCTGGCCCGGCCGTCGGACTTCGCCGCCCTGGCCGCGCTGGTCGACGAGGACGCCGTGGCCGAGCAGGTGGTGTGCGGCCCCGACCCGGACCGCCACCTCGCCGCGATCGAGCGCTTCGTCGGCGCCGGCTACACCGAGGTCCACGTTCACCAGGTGGGGCCCGACCAGCTGGGGTTCCTGGACTTCTACCGGGACCGCGTGCTGCCGGAGCTGACGTGA
- a CDS encoding glycoside hydrolase family 15 protein produces the protein MNGAPEIGAHRLLGDGATAALLTPTAEIDWWCAPTFDSRPLLWSLLDRQGPGAAWCRARVVASSGVPAASALRTTVSVDGRRVECCDALLRRGDRGSAIARLVRLVDDGFDRVDEPLVAEHVVDLGGFDGPRARWHGDAAVVGAETWWLRGGRPVGGSVSPGRRRVAVGHGWSGLLLTPVEDDVLDVDEVLDIAARAARQADADERHLRLPRVHGERSLHAVAVLRACTDDGSGAVIASPTTSLPEALDGDRQYDYRYTWLRDSSLAAAVAAELGIDRVGDAHVGFLGSQGPDRLLRSPMSTTRGEGVPDEREVEGVEGWHGARPIRVGNDAKGQLQYDAIGTVLESLWVHARTGGRIDPPLWDVVQRLADRVVDPPDEPSSGVWELREPRWLVSADIGRWVALDRAVRIARRRRPLRSRRRRAAWRAARDDARSRVLGAIRPDGALPMSYRGKGADALDASALLAVVLGLLGPTDPRASRVVDATLAGLTAGPYLYRYEPGTHDGFRGREGAFVPASWWAVAALAAIGRVEEAERRADDLCAGLPALLPEEVDPASGRALGNVPLVWSHMEAARALAAIEEADLRRRFGSVGAAASRFVRSLRIRARRRRRSLR, from the coding sequence GTGAACGGTGCGCCGGAGATCGGCGCGCACCGGCTGCTCGGCGACGGTGCCACGGCCGCGCTCCTGACCCCGACCGCGGAGATCGACTGGTGGTGCGCGCCGACCTTCGACTCGCGGCCGCTGCTGTGGTCGCTGCTGGACCGGCAGGGCCCGGGCGCCGCCTGGTGCCGCGCCCGGGTCGTGGCGTCGAGCGGCGTCCCCGCCGCCTCGGCGCTCCGCACGACGGTGTCGGTCGACGGCCGGCGGGTGGAGTGCTGTGACGCGCTCCTCCGACGGGGGGACCGGGGCTCTGCGATCGCCCGCCTCGTTCGCCTCGTCGACGACGGGTTCGACCGCGTGGACGAGCCCCTGGTCGCGGAGCACGTCGTGGACCTGGGCGGCTTCGACGGCCCGCGGGCCCGGTGGCACGGCGACGCGGCGGTGGTCGGCGCCGAGACGTGGTGGCTGCGGGGCGGGCGGCCGGTCGGGGGGTCGGTGTCGCCCGGGCGCCGCCGGGTCGCGGTCGGCCACGGGTGGTCCGGTCTCCTGCTCACCCCGGTCGAGGACGACGTGCTCGACGTGGACGAAGTGCTCGACATCGCGGCGCGCGCCGCCCGCCAGGCGGACGCCGACGAGCGCCACCTGAGGCTGCCCAGGGTCCACGGCGAGCGCTCCCTGCACGCGGTGGCGGTGCTGCGGGCCTGCACCGACGACGGCTCCGGTGCCGTCATCGCCTCGCCGACGACGTCGCTCCCCGAGGCGCTCGACGGCGACCGGCAGTACGACTACCGCTACACCTGGCTGCGCGACAGCTCGCTCGCCGCCGCCGTCGCCGCCGAGCTCGGCATCGACCGGGTCGGCGACGCGCACGTCGGGTTCCTCGGGTCGCAGGGGCCCGACCGGCTGTTGCGGTCCCCGATGTCGACGACCCGCGGCGAGGGCGTGCCCGACGAGCGTGAGGTCGAGGGCGTCGAGGGCTGGCACGGCGCGCGGCCGATCCGGGTCGGCAACGACGCCAAGGGCCAGCTGCAGTACGACGCCATCGGGACCGTGCTCGAGTCGCTCTGGGTTCACGCCCGGACCGGTGGCCGGATCGATCCGCCGCTGTGGGACGTCGTCCAGCGGTTGGCCGACCGTGTGGTCGATCCACCCGACGAGCCGTCGTCGGGCGTGTGGGAGCTGCGGGAACCGAGGTGGCTGGTGTCGGCGGACATCGGCCGGTGGGTGGCGCTCGACCGGGCGGTCCGCATCGCCCGCCGTCGCCGACCGCTCCGATCCCGTCGCCGGCGCGCCGCCTGGCGTGCGGCGCGCGACGACGCCCGGAGCAGGGTGCTCGGCGCCATCCGCCCCGACGGCGCGCTGCCGATGAGCTACCGCGGGAAGGGCGCCGACGCCCTCGACGCGTCGGCGCTCCTCGCGGTGGTCCTCGGCCTCCTGGGCCCGACCGACCCCCGGGCGTCGCGGGTGGTGGACGCGACCCTGGCGGGGCTCACCGCCGGGCCCTACCTCTACCGGTACGAACCCGGCACGCACGACGGGTTCCGGGGCCGCGAGGGGGCGTTCGTCCCGGCGTCGTGGTGGGCGGTCGCTGCGCTCGCCGCCATCGGCCGCGTCGAGGAGGCCGAGCGCCGGGCGGACGACCTGTGCGCGGGGTTGCCCGCACTGCTCCCGGAGGAGGTCGACCCGGCGAGCGGCCGTGCGCTCGGGAACGTCCCGCTCGTGTGGTCCCACATGGAGGCCGCCCGCGCGCTGGCCGCCATCGAGGAGGCGGACCTCCGTCGGCGGTTCGGGTCCGTGGGGGCGGCCGCGTCGCGGTTCGTGCGATCGCTGCGCATCCGGGCCCGTCGTCGCCGTCGCTCCCTCAGGTGA
- a CDS encoding rhodanese-like domain-containing protein, whose amino-acid sequence MKAPATVTTEELRRMVEAGDPQLVEVLPSAAYDEEHLPGAISLPLADLGPDAAERLDRSRPVVTYCYDHQCDLSARAAWLLRSLGFDEVYDYTDSKVAWLAEGLPSEGTTRPTSRAGAIARAAPTCGPDDRIGDLDRPEHTSVVVVVAGDDDVVLGVVRADALDLPADTPVRTVLQPAPPSVRPSITAEELARSMERDRRTYVLVTKVGGQLLGVIEADDLRGQH is encoded by the coding sequence GTGAAGGCACCAGCGACCGTGACCACCGAGGAGCTGCGCCGGATGGTGGAGGCCGGTGATCCGCAGCTCGTCGAGGTGCTGCCGTCCGCCGCGTACGACGAGGAGCACCTGCCCGGCGCGATCTCGCTGCCCCTCGCTGACCTCGGCCCGGACGCGGCCGAGCGGTTGGACCGTTCCCGACCGGTGGTCACCTACTGCTACGACCACCAGTGCGACCTCAGCGCCCGCGCCGCCTGGCTGCTCCGGTCGCTCGGCTTCGACGAGGTCTACGACTACACCGACAGCAAGGTCGCGTGGCTGGCCGAGGGACTGCCCTCGGAGGGCACCACGAGGCCGACCAGCCGGGCGGGGGCGATCGCCCGCGCCGCACCGACGTGCGGCCCCGACGACCGGATCGGCGACCTCGACCGCCCCGAGCACACCTCCGTGGTGGTCGTCGTGGCGGGCGACGACGACGTCGTGCTCGGCGTGGTCCGCGCCGATGCGCTCGACCTGCCCGCGGACACGCCGGTCCGCACGGTGCTCCAGCCGGCGCCGCCGAGCGTGCGTCCGAGCATCACGGCCGAGGAGCTGGCCCGGAGCATGGAACGGGACCGGCGCACGTACGTGCTCGTCACGAAGGTCGGTGGCCAGCTGCTCGGCGTGATCGAGGCGGACGACCTCCGTGGCCAGCACTGA
- a CDS encoding EamA family transporter: MVSVQLGSALSVDLVDTLGPAGTAWLRLTVGAVVFLAIARPPLRSIRRPDVPSLLALGVASALVTIAFLAAIERIPLGTAVAIEFLGPLTVAAVHSQHRRALVWTGVALVGVVLLNQPWHGDVDAAGVAFAGLAAVGWATYIVLTQRIGDRFSGLGGLSITVPVAAVTAAAFGIPQAAGHLSPQVLLAAAGLALLLPVLPYSLELLALRRMTHTAFGTLMALEPAIGLVLGLVVLHQRPSAVQLVGIVLVVLAGAAAQRGGLRHADRSGPDDAPSADVAVPFP; encoded by the coding sequence ATGGTGTCGGTGCAGCTCGGCTCGGCGCTGTCGGTCGACCTCGTCGACACGCTCGGCCCCGCGGGGACCGCGTGGCTGCGGCTGACCGTCGGCGCGGTGGTGTTCCTCGCCATCGCCCGGCCGCCGCTCCGCTCGATCCGCCGTCCCGACGTGCCGTCGCTGCTGGCGCTCGGGGTGGCGAGCGCGCTGGTGACGATCGCCTTCCTGGCCGCCATCGAGCGCATCCCGCTCGGCACGGCCGTCGCGATCGAGTTCCTGGGGCCGCTCACCGTCGCCGCGGTGCACAGCCAGCACCGGCGGGCACTCGTGTGGACCGGTGTGGCGCTCGTCGGCGTCGTGCTGCTCAACCAGCCGTGGCACGGGGACGTCGACGCAGCGGGCGTGGCGTTCGCCGGCCTCGCCGCCGTCGGCTGGGCCACCTACATCGTGCTCACCCAGCGGATCGGGGACCGCTTCAGCGGACTCGGAGGGCTGTCCATCACCGTGCCCGTCGCCGCCGTCACCGCGGCTGCGTTCGGCATCCCGCAGGCGGCCGGCCACCTGAGCCCGCAGGTGCTGCTCGCCGCCGCCGGCCTCGCGCTGCTGCTGCCGGTGCTCCCGTACTCGCTCGAGCTGCTCGCGCTGCGTCGCATGACCCACACCGCGTTCGGGACGCTGATGGCGCTCGAGCCGGCGATCGGCCTCGTGCTCGGACTCGTGGTGCTGCACCAGCGCCCATCCGCCGTGCAGCTCGTCGGCATCGTGCTCGTCGTGCTGGCCGGTGCCGCCGCGCAGCGCGGCGGCCTGCGCCACGCGGATCGCAGCGGACCCGACGACGCGCCGTCGGCCGACGTGGCGGTGCCGTTCCCGTAG